One genomic segment of Mastomys coucha isolate ucsf_1 unplaced genomic scaffold, UCSF_Mcou_1 pScaffold22, whole genome shotgun sequence includes these proteins:
- the Cbln1 gene encoding cerebellin-1, with amino-acid sequence MLGVVELLLLGAVWLAGPARGQNETEPIVLEGKCLVVCDSNPTSDPTGTALGISVRSGSAKVAFSAIRSTNHEPSEMSNRTMIIYFDQVLVNIGNNFDSERSTFIAPRKGIYSFNFHVVKVYNRQTIQVSLMLNGWPVISAFAGDQDVTREAASNGVLIQMEKGDRAYLKLERGNLMGGWKYSTFSGFLVFPL; translated from the exons ATGCTGGGCGTCGTGGAGCTGCTGCTGTTGGGGGCTGTGTGGCTGGCAGGCCCAGCCCGCGGGCAGAATGAGACAGAGCCCATCGTACTGGAGGGCAAGTGCCTGGTGGTGTGTGACTCCAACCCCACGTCTGACCCTACTGGCACTGCTCTGGGCATCTCTGTGCGCTCGGGCAGCGCCAAGGTGGCTTTCTCTGCCATCAGGAGCACCAACCATGAGCCGTCCGAGATGAGTAATCGCACCATGATCATCTACTTCGACCAG GTACTAGTGAACATCGGGAACAACTTTGACTCAGAACGCAGCACTTTCATCGCCCCGCGCAAAGGCATCTACAGTTTTAACTTCCACGTGGTGAAAGTCTACAACAGACAGACTATCCAG GTGAGCCTGATGTTGAACGGGTGGCCGGTGATTTCAGCCTTCGCCGGTGACCAAGACGTGACACGCGAGGCCGCCAGCAACGGCGTCCTCATCCAGATGGAGAAAGGCGACCGAGCATACCTCAAGCTGGAGCGGGGGAACTTGATGGGGGGCTGGAAGTACTCAACCTTCTCTGGATTCCTCGTGTTTCCCCTCTGA